The Echinicola rosea genome has a segment encoding these proteins:
- a CDS encoding OmpA family protein yields the protein MMKNYTLLLTLFLSCAFWSTTNGQNALLRYADEQSALANYAQAVEGYTRAFERRKTYRSAKGAAECYAKSNNYAKAYEWWGKAMEIGENPSVDDAENYLKSSYAVGKEDDALKKLRQLGLDPSNMDPLDLLMYRTVSDKAEEDQLELAAELNTLSAADFMGARDGEGNLYFVSDRDTKAQEKSFPGIRFDARNQLYDKEFSDWTGREYLKIYKKDPNGAIIQLQMDRDDFLNVSDPSIVKAEGKEYLFFSATRSIRKAKQKRTFTVSPEIFYGELQGDKVANIKSFPFNSTLEHGMVTPFVDQSAERLYFASDMEGGHGGYDIYYVGYSGDFEFGEPVNVGEPVNSAGDERDPFVDSDKFFFASNGHQGHGGLDVYQVDLQEGSFSDIAPLDEPYNSSKDDFAYRQYPDNEIYLSSNRRGDSGLDNIYRQVARALRKLVVSTVDCNGLPVKGARLMVQNEQGEQVEMAQEDEGVYSGVLSGNTEYELELTKKGYFSVEDLDITTKGTEPGTIEREYRLVPVPDNRTVYVDIIYYDLDKSSIREDASKILDRASKLLKEYPFLRIKVSAHTDSRASRQYNVELSRQRAENVKASLVGRGVDAARIAAEWHGEEQLVNDCADGDHCPEGLHQLNRRTELVISLEIEEGMTVPGGMLPEDWCNKLQPMQMIEEYTGVPMVHFDFDRTDLRVEDKMELERLVLLLENNDDLRLELQGHTDIRGSEAYNKELSEERAGTVAQYLIDRGINKGRLDYSGLGESSPVEDCKDIPCSEEIHQLNRRTEIKVKQ from the coding sequence ATGATGAAGAATTATACCCTTTTGTTGACACTTTTTCTGTCCTGCGCATTTTGGAGCACCACAAATGGTCAAAATGCATTGTTAAGGTATGCAGATGAACAATCTGCCCTGGCAAATTATGCTCAGGCAGTGGAAGGTTATACCAGAGCATTTGAAAGAAGGAAGACTTATCGCTCTGCAAAAGGAGCTGCCGAATGTTATGCCAAATCGAATAATTATGCAAAAGCCTATGAATGGTGGGGAAAGGCTATGGAAATTGGAGAAAACCCATCTGTTGATGATGCAGAAAATTATTTGAAGTCTTCCTATGCAGTGGGAAAGGAGGACGACGCACTGAAAAAACTAAGGCAGCTCGGTCTTGATCCTTCAAATATGGATCCCCTGGACCTGTTGATGTACCGGACAGTCAGTGACAAGGCCGAAGAGGATCAACTGGAGCTGGCGGCAGAGCTTAATACCTTAAGTGCCGCTGATTTTATGGGGGCAAGGGATGGAGAAGGGAACCTCTATTTTGTTTCCGACAGGGACACTAAAGCCCAAGAAAAGTCATTTCCGGGAATCCGGTTCGATGCCAGGAACCAACTGTACGACAAGGAATTTTCGGACTGGACGGGGAGGGAATACCTGAAAATTTACAAGAAAGATCCGAATGGAGCGATTATCCAACTGCAGATGGACAGGGATGACTTTTTAAATGTAAGTGACCCGTCCATTGTCAAGGCAGAGGGCAAGGAGTATTTGTTTTTCTCGGCTACACGGAGCATCAGAAAAGCCAAGCAGAAAAGAACGTTCACGGTCAGCCCGGAGATTTTTTACGGAGAGCTGCAGGGGGACAAAGTAGCCAATATCAAATCCTTTCCCTTCAACAGCACACTTGAACATGGAATGGTGACGCCCTTTGTGGACCAATCTGCCGAACGGCTATATTTTGCTTCGGACATGGAAGGTGGACATGGCGGATATGATATCTACTATGTAGGGTATTCCGGTGATTTTGAATTCGGTGAGCCAGTAAATGTAGGGGAGCCCGTCAATTCTGCGGGTGACGAAAGAGATCCCTTTGTGGATTCGGACAAATTCTTTTTTGCCTCCAACGGACACCAGGGCCATGGAGGACTGGATGTCTACCAAGTGGATCTACAGGAAGGGAGTTTCTCTGATATTGCCCCTTTGGATGAGCCCTATAATTCAAGCAAGGATGATTTTGCCTACCGTCAATATCCGGACAATGAGATTTACTTGAGCTCCAACAGAAGAGGAGATTCAGGACTGGACAATATCTACCGGCAGGTGGCCCGGGCCCTGAGGAAGCTGGTGGTCAGTACAGTGGACTGCAACGGGCTTCCCGTGAAAGGGGCCAGGCTTATGGTCCAAAACGAACAGGGCGAACAGGTGGAAATGGCACAGGAGGATGAAGGGGTTTATAGTGGGGTCCTTTCCGGTAATACCGAATATGAACTTGAACTGACCAAGAAAGGATATTTCAGTGTCGAAGACCTTGATATTACCACCAAGGGAACCGAACCGGGGACCATTGAAAGGGAATACAGGCTTGTGCCCGTACCGGATAATAGGACGGTATATGTCGATATCATCTATTATGATCTTGACAAGAGTTCCATAAGGGAAGATGCCTCCAAGATTTTGGACAGGGCTTCTAAGCTGCTCAAGGAATATCCCTTCCTGCGTATCAAGGTCTCAGCGCACACCGACTCCAGGGCGTCAAGACAATATAATGTGGAGCTGAGTAGGCAAAGAGCCGAAAATGTAAAGGCCAGCCTTGTGGGCAGAGGCGTGGATGCGGCAAGAATAGCTGCCGAATGGCACGGGGAAGAACAATTGGTAAACGATTGTGCGGATGGTGACCATTGCCCCGAAGGACTGCACCAACTCAACAGGAGGACCGAACTGGTCATCTCATTGGAAATTGAAGAGGGCATGACCGTTCCCGGTGGCATGTTGCCGGAAGATTGGTGTAATAAGCTGCAGCCCATGCAGATGATCGAAGAGTATACAGGTGTTCCTATGGTCCACTTCGATTTTGACAGGACTGACCTCCGGGTTGAAGACAAAATGGAACTGGAGCGATTGGTCCTGTTACTTGAAAATAATGATGACCTCCGCTTGGAGCTCCAAGGGCATACTGATATCAGAGGAAGCGAAGCCTACAATAAGGAGCTGTCGGAAGAGCGGGCGGGGACAGTGGCCCAATACCTGATCGACAGAGGGATAAACAAAGGCCGACTGGATTATTCCGGACTCGGCGAATCTTCCCCAGTAGAGGATTGCAAGGATATCCCCTGCAGTGAAGAAATCCATCAATTGAACAGAAGAACTGAAATCAAGGTGAAACAATGA
- a CDS encoding T9SS type B sorting domain-containing protein has translation MSIKRGTVVSSNFDLNNTETGKLLNDGDLYLYAHFNNDGEVTFSQGDEGNTRFVGKNGVQDISGSQISNLNNVLFENPNHQNAFHLSGDISISGVSRFVDGVVLSDGNGGLVLFERGSTYEGASDASHVDGYVEKRGDEDFDYPVGDGGFFRFAGISAPSDSDVEFHTKYFFEDPDGSYPREQKEEGLELIDDAEYWELFLENGNDNDDVRLTLSWRDVTTPAFILGVTSDIVVAKWDEGESLWTNLGGDVDGNSQTVTTPDPLEDDGIFTLAVMSANMTNMSISKTSFEASVYEGDVFEYEIRVQNNGGVDASNVVIVDNLPNGVEYESMEVESAFGLLEWDMEAMGQVLTWSVPLFRAGDEMIIKLRVTAGNAGPITNYAEVGSSEEDGDPSDNAATDENNINAFFIPNVITPNDDGDNDLFEIRGLNRFTSNRIVILNRWNDEVLDVENYQNDWNASGLIAGTYFYILEVTEPSGEEKEFKGWIQVIKE, from the coding sequence ATGAGTATTAAGCGCGGAACAGTGGTGTCCAGTAATTTTGATTTGAACAATACCGAAACGGGAAAGTTGCTCAATGATGGGGACCTGTACCTGTATGCTCATTTTAACAATGATGGAGAAGTGACTTTTAGTCAGGGGGATGAGGGGAATACCCGATTTGTAGGAAAAAACGGTGTTCAGGATATCAGTGGTAGTCAAATATCAAATCTCAACAATGTGCTTTTTGAAAATCCCAATCACCAAAATGCCTTTCATCTTTCCGGCGACATCAGTATTTCCGGGGTTTCCAGGTTTGTGGACGGGGTGGTTCTTTCCGATGGAAATGGCGGACTAGTGCTTTTTGAGCGTGGCAGTACCTATGAAGGAGCGTCAGATGCCAGCCATGTGGACGGTTATGTCGAAAAAAGAGGAGATGAGGATTTTGATTACCCTGTCGGTGATGGTGGTTTTTTCAGGTTTGCAGGAATATCAGCACCTTCTGACTCCGATGTTGAATTCCATACCAAATACTTTTTTGAAGATCCCGACGGATCATATCCTAGGGAACAAAAAGAGGAAGGTTTAGAGCTGATTGACGATGCGGAATATTGGGAGCTGTTCCTGGAGAATGGTAATGATAATGACGATGTCCGTCTGACCCTTTCTTGGCGAGATGTCACAACCCCTGCTTTTATTTTGGGAGTAACCAGTGATATCGTGGTGGCAAAATGGGACGAGGGGGAATCGTTGTGGACCAACTTAGGCGGGGATGTGGACGGTAATAGCCAAACGGTGACAACACCTGACCCTTTGGAGGATGATGGCATATTTACTCTGGCAGTGATGTCGGCTAATATGACCAATATGTCGATATCAAAGACCTCGTTCGAAGCATCTGTTTATGAAGGGGATGTATTTGAATATGAAATCAGGGTACAGAACAATGGTGGGGTGGATGCTTCTAATGTAGTAATAGTGGACAACCTGCCCAATGGGGTGGAATATGAAAGTATGGAAGTGGAATCGGCCTTTGGGCTGCTGGAATGGGATATGGAAGCCATGGGTCAGGTACTGACTTGGAGTGTCCCACTGTTCAGGGCCGGGGACGAGATGATAATCAAGCTTCGGGTAACTGCAGGTAATGCCGGTCCAATCACAAATTATGCCGAGGTAGGATCCTCTGAAGAGGATGGTGATCCTTCGGACAATGCCGCCACCGATGAAAACAACATTAATGCCTTCTTTATTCCCAATGTGATCACTCCAAATGACGACGGGGATAACGATTTATTTGAGATACGTGGTCTCAATAGGTTTACCAGTAACAGGATAGTGATCCTTAATCGATGGAATGATGAGGTACTTGACGTAGAAAATTATCAAAATGACTGGAATGCAAGTGGACTTATCGCAGGTACCTATTTCTACATTCTGGAAGTCACTGAGCCCAGTGGAGAGGAAAAGGAATTTAAAGGATGGATACAGGTAATAAAGGAATGA
- a CDS encoding type IV toxin-antitoxin system AbiEi family antitoxin, producing MSLENKTKINRLLQNWPSGAVYLSSWLADQGYSSQLLNRYKKSQWITSIGSGALVKNGDQVLLEGAIWAIQKQGNGTVHMGGKTALGLLGKSHYLEFSPQNCVLFGGEKEKIPAWFQQYKWPMKLHYYSTAFLPPELGMTDHEVNGFSIKISSAARAMMECLYLAPEKQELKECYELMEGLNNLRPNLVQELLTTCSSIKVKRLFLYMATKAGHPWLPFIDQEKISLGTGKRQLAQNGVYVPEFMITIPKDLFNDEL from the coding sequence ATGAGTTTGGAAAATAAAACTAAAATAAACCGTCTATTGCAAAACTGGCCATCTGGGGCTGTTTACCTGAGTTCATGGTTGGCAGACCAAGGATATTCGAGCCAATTATTGAACCGGTATAAAAAAAGTCAATGGATTACTTCAATAGGTTCAGGAGCTCTGGTAAAAAATGGAGACCAAGTACTTCTGGAGGGAGCTATATGGGCTATACAGAAGCAGGGAAACGGAACTGTTCACATGGGAGGCAAAACAGCATTAGGGTTATTGGGAAAATCCCATTATCTGGAGTTTTCCCCGCAAAATTGTGTCCTGTTTGGTGGTGAAAAAGAAAAAATTCCCGCTTGGTTTCAGCAGTACAAATGGCCCATGAAATTACATTACTATAGTACGGCTTTCCTGCCACCTGAGTTGGGTATGACCGATCATGAAGTTAATGGGTTTTCCATCAAGATATCCAGTGCTGCCCGAGCGATGATGGAATGTCTGTATTTGGCCCCGGAAAAACAAGAGTTAAAGGAGTGTTACGAACTCATGGAAGGGCTCAATAACCTACGACCCAATCTTGTCCAAGAACTCTTAACAACTTGTTCCTCCATCAAGGTCAAAAGATTGTTTTTATACATGGCTACCAAGGCCGGACATCCCTGGTTACCTTTTATAGATCAGGAAAAGATATCGCTAGGCACTGGTAAACGTCAGTTAGCCCAAAACGGGGTATATGTCCCGGAATTTATGATAACAATACCAAAAGACCTTTTTAATGACGAATTATAA
- a CDS encoding beta strand repeat-containing protein, producing the protein MKRVILLAFCLVMGSTAMAQVGIGTEDPNMSSQLEVVASDRGILIPQVALEDITDESTITDGNVESLLVFNITDNDMIVPGYYYWYDGKWRRLAWSGGSPASNNMLVYDQEADRFYYNDENGDLVPLDISELLDETVSTLENNGNGTFTYTDEQGNESMIDIPSVVATNISEDGNVYAEIMALLERQGNGNVTYDQTDGTFTYIDESGAEQVIDWSDFNTINNSFTVENDSLTVTDSEGDKVQLSLEEVAGNSAFITTISNNSEFIDEITQLLEEDFGNVTYDQTDGTFTYIDESGAEQVIDWSDFNTINNSFTVENDSLTVTDSEGDKVQLSLEEVAANSAFITTISNNSEFIDEITQLLEEDFGNVTYDQTDGTFTYIDESGAEQVIDWSDFNTINNSFTVENDSLTVTDSEGDKVQLSLEEVAANSAFITTISNNSEFIDEITQLLEEDFGNVTYDQTDGTFTYIDESGAEQVIDWSDFNTINNSFTVENDSLTVTDSEGDKVQLSLEEVAANSAFITTISNNSEFIDEITQLLEEDFGNVTYDQTDGTFTYIDDSGAEQVIDWSDFNTINNSFTVENDSLTVTDSEGDKVQVSLDEIANNSSFINTLTSNSDFINEIETVVAASSDELVDNGDGTFTHTAGDGTTITFDANTTTLADNGDGTYTLTNANGDTITIDVVGDVLTELQDNSSSIYTEVNTIVANNDTNTTNASLTEDGTNLILTDSEGGIVQLALADLADDIDTNTTNSSLTQDGTDLILTDSEGGTVTLALGDIDTNTTNASLTEDGTNLILTDSEGGIVQLALADLADDIDTNTTNSSLTEDGTDLILTDSEGGTVTLALGDIDTNTTNASLTEDGTNLILTDSEGGTVQLALADLADDIDTNTTNSSLTEDGTDLILTDSEGGTVTLALGDIDTNTTNASLTEDGTNLILTDSEGGTVQLALADLADDIDTNTTNSSLTEDGTDLILTDSEGGTVTLALGDIDTNTTNASLTEDGTNLILTDSEGGTVQLALADLADDIDTDNQQITDLSISGGALSTTIEDGNTQSLDLISIDAGNTIVAGTDGALYVPSSTLNIYNTDGTLPGLRTVSGTENWLRFQGTDGLIEVNGDNLRSSNTDGNQINLEFSGNTARLFADGPTMDAFNIGMTTGFAQPLNFITNGGTRLTIDDAGELQFHNYLNSRDNSGATPVENILYTDASGNVLSADVSVVQSQQVHYRSTSQDTGKEWLNNEPVFEVVADITLASNTNLVDLSGSDIPTGATLISVRFVSKSTGSISTNIIEYDDSTRQLILGTAGSMTTLHPAGDYYIIVEYVVEAP; encoded by the coding sequence ATGAAAAGAGTAATACTTTTAGCCTTTTGTTTGGTCATGGGAAGTACGGCCATGGCTCAGGTTGGAATAGGTACCGAAGATCCGAACATGTCTTCCCAACTGGAAGTGGTAGCTTCGGACCGTGGGATCCTGATCCCGCAGGTGGCCCTAGAGGACATTACAGATGAGAGTACGATCACCGATGGTAACGTAGAAAGCCTATTGGTGTTCAATATTACCGATAATGACATGATTGTCCCAGGATATTATTATTGGTATGACGGGAAGTGGAGACGGCTTGCCTGGAGCGGGGGAAGCCCCGCATCCAATAACATGCTTGTCTATGACCAAGAAGCTGATCGGTTTTACTACAACGACGAAAACGGAGATTTGGTCCCGTTGGATATAAGTGAGCTGCTCGATGAGACGGTTTCTACCTTGGAGAACAACGGTAATGGTACATTTACCTACACCGATGAGCAAGGCAATGAGTCGATGATCGATATACCATCTGTTGTTGCGACAAACATCTCCGAGGATGGAAACGTCTATGCTGAGATCATGGCCCTCCTAGAAAGACAGGGGAACGGAAACGTGACGTATGACCAGACCGATGGTACTTTTACCTATATCGATGAAAGCGGTGCCGAGCAGGTGATCGACTGGAGCGACTTCAATACGATCAACAACAGTTTTACGGTAGAGAACGATTCACTCACGGTGACCGACAGCGAGGGTGATAAGGTACAGCTTTCCCTGGAGGAAGTGGCGGGCAATTCCGCGTTCATAACGACGATTTCCAACAACAGTGAATTTATAGATGAGATCACGCAATTATTGGAGGAGGATTTCGGCAATGTGACGTATGACCAGACCGATGGTACTTTTACCTATATCGATGAAAGCGGTGCCGAGCAGGTGATCGACTGGAGCGACTTCAATACGATCAACAACAGCTTTACGGTAGAGAACGATTCACTCACGGTGACCGACAGCGAGGGCGATAAGGTACAGCTTTCCCTAGAGGAAGTGGCGGCCAATTCGGCGTTCATAACGACGATTTCCAACAACAGCGAATTTATAGATGAGATCACGCAATTATTGGAGGAGGATTTCGGCAATGTGACGTATGACCAGACCGATGGTACTTTTACCTATATCGATGAAAGCGGTGCCGAGCAGGTGATCGACTGGAGCGACTTCAATACGATCAACAACAGCTTTACGGTAGAGAACGATTCACTCACGGTGACCGACAGCGAGGGCGATAAGGTACAGCTTTCCCTAGAGGAAGTGGCGGCCAATTCGGCGTTCATAACGACGATTTCCAACAACAGCGAATTTATAGATGAGATCACGCAATTATTGGAGGAGGATTTCGGCAATGTGACCTATGACCAGACCGATGGTACTTTTACCTATATCGATGAAAGCGGTGCCGAGCAGGTGATCGACTGGAGCGACTTCAATACGATCAACAACAGCTTTACGGTAGAGAACGATTCACTCACGGTGACCGACAGCGAGGGTGATAAGGTACAGCTTTCCCTAGAGGAAGTGGCGGCCAATTCGGCGTTCATAACGACGATTTCCAACAACAGTGAATTTATAGATGAGATCACGCAATTATTGGAGGAGGATTTTGGCAATGTGACCTATGACCAGACCGATGGTACTTTTACCTATATCGATGACAGTGGTGCCGAGCAGGTGATCGACTGGAGCGATTTCAATACGATAAACAACAGCTTTACGGTAGAGAACGATTCACTCACGGTGACCGACAGCGAGGGCGATAAGGTTCAAGTTTCATTGGATGAAATCGCTAATAACTCCAGTTTCATCAATACACTTACCAGTAACAGTGACTTTATAAATGAGATAGAAACTGTTGTAGCTGCAAGTAGTGACGAATTAGTAGATAATGGAGATGGAACTTTTACACACACTGCAGGAGATGGGACAACGATTACCTTTGATGCCAATACCACGACTTTGGCAGATAATGGTGATGGTACTTATACCTTGACCAATGCAAATGGAGATACCATTACCATTGATGTGGTTGGTGATGTATTGACCGAGTTGCAAGATAATTCTAGTAGTATTTATACTGAAGTGAATACTATAGTAGCTAACAATGATACGAATACGACCAATGCCAGTCTGACAGAGGACGGGACCAACCTGATCCTGACGGACAGTGAAGGGGGCATCGTGCAGCTTGCCTTGGCAGATTTGGCCGATGATATTGATACGAACACTACGAATTCCAGTCTGACCCAGGACGGTACGGACTTGATTCTGACCGATAGTGAAGGGGGTACGGTTACCTTGGCTTTGGGGGATATCGATACGAATACGACCAATGCCAGTCTGACAGAGGACGGGACCAACCTGATCCTAACGGACAGTGAAGGGGGCATCGTGCAGCTTGCCCTTGCAGATTTGGCTGATGATATTGATACGAACACTACGAATTCCAGTCTGACAGAGGACGGTACGGACTTGATTCTGACCGATAGTGAAGGGGGTACGGTTACCTTGGCTTTGGGGGATATCGATACGAATACGACCAATGCCAGTCTGACAGAGGACGGGACCAACCTGATCCTAACGGACAGTGAAGGGGGCACCGTGCAGCTTGCCTTGGCAGATTTGGCCGACGATATTGATACGAACACTACGAATTCCAGTCTGACAGAGGACGGTACGGACTTGATTCTGACCGATAGTGAAGGGGGTACGGTTACCTTGGCTTTGGGGGATATCGATACGAATACGACCAATGCCAGTCTGACAGAGGACGGGACCAACCTGATCCTAACGGACAGTGAAGGGGGTACCGTGCAGCTTGCCTTGGCAGATTTGGCCGACGATATTGATACGAACACTACGAATTCCAGTCTGACAGAGGACGGTACGGACTTGATTCTGACCGATAGTGAAGGGGGGACAGTTACCTTGGCTTTGGGGGATATCGATACGAATACGACCAATGCCAGTCTGACAGAGGACGGGACCAACCTGATCCTAACGGACAGTGAAGGGGGCACCGTGCAGCTCGCCTTGGCAGATTTGGCCGATGATATTGATACTGATAATCAACAGATTACTGACCTGAGCATTTCTGGGGGAGCATTGTCCACGACCATAGAAGATGGAAATACACAGTCGCTGGATCTGATATCTATCGACGCTGGGAACACTATTGTAGCAGGTACAGATGGCGCACTATATGTGCCCAGTTCTACCTTGAATATTTACAATACGGACGGGACTCTACCCGGACTTAGGACAGTCAGCGGTACGGAAAACTGGTTGAGATTTCAAGGAACAGACGGATTAATTGAAGTGAATGGTGATAATCTTAGAAGTTCCAATACAGATGGTAACCAAATCAATTTAGAATTTTCTGGGAATACCGCCCGGCTATTTGCAGATGGCCCTACGATGGATGCATTCAATATAGGAATGACCACAGGCTTTGCACAACCTTTGAATTTTATCACCAACGGTGGTACAAGGCTGACAATAGATGATGCGGGTGAATTGCAATTTCATAATTATTTAAACTCCCGGGACAATAGTGGGGCCACTCCAGTTGAAAACATACTTTATACCGATGCAAGCGGAAATGTCCTTTCGGCAGATGTCTCAGTGGTTCAATCCCAACAGGTACACTACCGATCTACCAGTCAGGACACAGGAAAGGAATGGTTGAACAATGAGCCGGTATTTGAAGTAGTGGCAGATATTACCTTGGCTAGCAATACCAATTTGGTGGATTTGTCAGGAAGTGATATTCCGACGGGCGCCACTTTGATCAGTGTCCGTTTCGTCAGTAAATCTACAGGGTCCATTAGTACTAATATTATCGAATATGATGATAGTACCAGGCAACTGATCCTGGGTACGGCGGGCTCAATGACAACACTTCATCCTGCGGGAGATTACTATATCATCGTGGAGTATGTTGTGGAAGCGCCATAA
- a CDS encoding response regulator transcription factor: MKHQKAIIYDHHRLFSDSFSCIMERSDLFQSIQSFFDDKELVQHIISESPEPTVLFIDFIMDDAYSLFLINETRRLNRNLKVVVVSGISSPSLIKTIISYRPHGFISKSSGFDEIIKCLKKIEDGQFYLCPEIQNVLTNYEKIEKIPFTSRELQILQLFAQGFSIDKTAELVHLSRHTIVSHRRKMMKKAGCKSIIELLAFSHKHGLI; the protein is encoded by the coding sequence ATGAAGCACCAAAAAGCAATAATATATGACCACCATCGGCTCTTTAGTGACTCCTTTTCTTGTATCATGGAAAGATCGGATCTTTTCCAGTCCATCCAATCTTTCTTTGACGATAAAGAACTTGTACAACATATCATATCAGAAAGTCCAGAACCTACAGTTTTGTTTATAGATTTCATAATGGATGATGCTTATTCCTTGTTCTTAATAAATGAAACCCGGCGCCTCAACAGAAACCTGAAAGTGGTGGTGGTCTCTGGAATTTCTTCCCCTTCACTCATCAAAACTATTATAAGTTATCGGCCACATGGGTTTATCTCAAAATCTTCTGGCTTTGATGAAATAATAAAGTGCTTAAAAAAAATCGAGGACGGCCAATTTTATTTATGTCCGGAAATCCAAAATGTTCTGACTAATTACGAAAAAATAGAGAAAATACCATTTACATCAAGAGAGCTACAAATTTTACAACTATTTGCTCAAGGATTTTCAATTGACAAAACTGCAGAATTGGTTCACTTAAGTAGGCATACCATCGTTTCACATAGAAGAAAAATGATGAAGAAGGCTGGTTGTAAATCCATTATCGAATTGTTGGCATTCTCACACAAGCATGGATTAATATGA
- a CDS encoding PorP/SprF family type IX secretion system membrane protein codes for MFAGVFLVVCNSHGQQLPQFSQYIFNGMHINPGYAGYKQEGYIQATYRSQWTNFPGAPKTLSVSADFSANEGTMGFGVLFLNDELGAARTTGGLLTYAYRIQTGHESFLGIGVSAGVSEYALDHSMLDPNDYPDDVLSDGITNLYTPNMNAGIFFNTSDFYIGLSAYNMIGKKQVKREDIALAYHDFHYYFTAGTLLPLSEAVKFKPSILVKEVKGAPTNFDLNAMFLFHERLWLGGSFRSNVKWWKNNLDERLSNRNALALILEVFATPDLRIGYAYDQNLNVLSGMRHNSHEISLGYYLSPRKARMRNQRWF; via the coding sequence ATGTTTGCAGGAGTTTTTCTAGTTGTTTGTAATAGTCACGGGCAACAACTCCCACAATTTAGCCAGTATATTTTCAATGGCATGCATATTAATCCTGGGTATGCAGGGTACAAGCAGGAAGGCTATATACAAGCGACGTATCGTTCCCAGTGGACCAACTTTCCAGGTGCGCCCAAAACACTTTCAGTATCAGCCGATTTCAGTGCAAATGAGGGAACAATGGGTTTTGGCGTACTCTTCCTTAATGATGAGCTTGGCGCTGCACGCACGACAGGCGGGCTGTTGACATATGCCTACCGGATCCAGACGGGTCATGAGTCGTTTTTGGGGATTGGTGTAAGTGCGGGCGTTTCCGAATATGCCTTGGACCATTCCATGCTTGATCCCAATGATTATCCTGATGATGTATTGTCAGATGGGATAACCAACCTGTACACTCCTAATATGAATGCGGGGATATTTTTCAACACAAGTGATTTCTATATTGGGTTAAGTGCCTATAACATGATTGGGAAAAAACAGGTCAAGAGAGAGGACATCGCCCTGGCCTACCACGACTTCCATTATTATTTCACCGCCGGCACCCTTTTGCCTTTGAGCGAAGCAGTGAAATTCAAACCATCAATTCTTGTAAAAGAGGTAAAAGGGGCTCCGACCAATTTTGACCTGAATGCCATGTTTCTTTTCCATGAGCGGCTATGGCTTGGAGGCTCCTTCCGGTCTAACGTAAAATGGTGGAAAAATAATCTTGATGAAAGGCTGTCCAATAGGAATGCCTTGGCGTTGATCCTTGAGGTCTTTGCCACTCCCGATCTGAGGATAGGATATGCCTATGACCAGAACTTGAATGTTCTTTCAGGGATGCGGCACAATTCACATGAGATATCTCTGGGGTATTACCTGTCTCCCCGTAAAGCCAGGATGAGAAATCAAAGATGGTTCTAA